In Monomorium pharaonis isolate MP-MQ-018 chromosome 3, ASM1337386v2, whole genome shotgun sequence, a genomic segment contains:
- the LOC105838725 gene encoding LOW QUALITY PROTEIN: tripeptidyl-peptidase 2 (The sequence of the model RefSeq protein was modified relative to this genomic sequence to represent the inferred CDS: inserted 17 bases in 13 codons; deleted 7 bases in 7 codons; substituted 2 bases at 2 genomic stop codons): MADIIDCNFPVWGLLPKKETGVTQFLTKYPEYDGRGVVIAILDSGVDPGAPGMQVTSDGKPKIIERFDCSGAGDVDTSKVVQAPDGYITGLTGRKLKVPSNWNNPSGEYHIGLKNLYSLYPTKLKERVVADRKKRLWDDGHKTAFAEASRQLQEFENKNPQLSTLEERLQKEDLEARVEVLNNIEKKYCDVGPTFDCVVFHDGNIWRACIDTXEVGNLESGIFLGEYSVTREFAALTQEDQLNISINIHDEGNTLEIVSLCSSHGTHVASIAAAYFPDNPELNGVAPGAQIISLTVGDGRIGTMETGTSVVRAMIHIMQRKEKVHVINMSYGEHAHWSNTGRIXELMNEVIDEYGVSWVASAGNLGPALCTIGTPPDISSNSIISVGAYVSPDMMVAEYSLREKMPGMPYTWSSRGPMIDGGAGVTVCAPGGAITSVPNFTLRRSQLMNGTSMASPHVTGAVAVLISGLLAKSCLYSPYSIKRALLKIPLFVPNLDPFAQGSGLLQVERAFDNLVSYCDAPERDIRFAINCGVNNSKGIHMRTGVIDRPKDYAITVEPVFINSENIDPARKIDFNLKLTLVCDASWVQFPTHLDLMHMPRAFSIRIDATNLPEGVHATSIRAYDVTNIAKGPVFQIPVTVVQPMTIPKTALLPDLAYTNVLFKPNTIQRHFILVPEDATWAVLRLKSTEKDKTGRFVMHTVQLKPRLACKTLEVNRVISVTSQSETVQPFAVQGGLILEVVIAKYWANLGDMFIDYCIEFHGIHMINGNFTMLSGDGINRLELRSSLXNEEVVPNVSLKTSVQVLKPNEXKIAPLRARDIIPPSRQIYELQLTYTFHSXKSTEVTPNAALLSDLLYESEYESQMWMIYDXHKQLISCGDAYPSKVRYNSQLEKGDYTWKMHVRHEKKDLLERLTDMPLLLSQKLSTPINLDIYAXSITSYIGGKKMVAASIPPGXILPLYIAPLSNESNEYMKISKYATPGSYLQGILTFCKDDIERKWIVTSLNNHIXAHQKNASPAPKSEKEKTTKWDEYQEALRDLKCNYLAKFAPSIKPGEHTNTLYGELKGAFSDHLPVHTAMLTSLDSSEARRXIPQNDLSEKRYCICQXIITVADSVITNIDQDKXISIYGLKNDQRPDAAKXKITMEKAKEQLIEGLVKKGCALARLYVHGTKTGEGDGXFEHLLESVTHHWQEVQKFAEPTDSKVIILSLWHAHINNHYGRYLKLLTRYYEEKPLREIDEKCIEIAKLLGWEXWSRLLTTSIPTRYPTTYRSF; encoded by the exons ATGGCAGACATCATCGATTGTAACTTTCCTGTTTGGGGCCTGCTGCCTAAGAAAGAGACGGGTGTCACTCAGTTTCTCACCAAGTATCCGGAGTACGATGGCCGAGGTGTCGTCATTGCGATCCTCGACTCAGGGGTGGACCCTGGAGCCCCGGGTATGCAG gTGACTTCAGATGGAAAaccaaaaattattgaaagatTTGACTGTAGTGGAGCAGGAGATGTAGATACTAGCAAAGTTGTTCAAGCACCAGATGGATATATAACTGGTCTGACTGGTCGTAAATTAAAG GTTCCATCCAATTGGAATAATCCTAGTGGAGAATACCATATTGGTTTGAAGAATCTGTATTCATTATATCCCACTAAACTAAAGGAAAGAGTAGTAGCAGATCGTAAAAAGCGTCTTTGGGATGATGGACATAAAACGGCATTTGCAGAAGCTTCCAGACAACTAcag GAATTTGAGAACAAAAATCCACAATTATCAACTTTGGAAGAAAGATTGCAAAAAGAAGATTTGGAAGCTCGAGTTGAAgtattgaataatattgaaaaaaagtattgtgATGTTGGACCTACTTTCGATTGTGTTGTTTTCCATGATGGTAACATTTGGAG AGCATGCATTGATA CTGAAGTAGGTAATTTGGAAAGTGGGATTTTTCTTGGCGAATATTCTGTCACGAGAGAGTTTGCTGCTCTTACTCAAGAAGACCAGttaaatattagtattaatatcCATGATGAAGGCAATACATTAGAAATTGTCAGCTTATGtt cGAGTCATGGAACACACGTGGCATCAATCGCGGCTGCATATTTTCCTGATAATCCAGAATTAAATGGA GTAGCACCAGGAGCCCAAATT ATCTCGCTAACTGTCGGCGATGGACGTATTGGTACAATGGAAACTGGAACCTCTGTAGTACGGGCAATGATCCACATAATGCAACGTAAAGAGAAAGTTCATGTCATAAACATGAGTTATGGAGAACATGCCCATTGGTCAAATACAGGTAGAA GAGAATTGATGAATGAAGTTATTGACGAATATGGCGTAAGTTGGGTTGCATCTGCTGGCAATCTTGGGCCAGCTTTGTGTACCAttg gcACTCCTCCAGACATCAGTTCAAACAGTATTATTAGTGTTGGTGCCTATGTATCACCTGATATGATGGTAGCTGAATATtctttaagagaaaaaatgcCAGGTATGCCATATACTTGGTCCTCTCGTGGTCCAATGATAGATGGAGGTGCTGGTGTAACGGTTTGCGCACCAGGAGGTGCCATTACCAGCGTTCCAAATTTTACTCTTAGAAGAAGTCAACTTATGAATGGTACAAGTATGGCAAGTCCACATGTCACTGGGGCAGTTG cCGTTCTTATATCGGGTCTTCTCGCCAAGAGTTGTTTATACTCTCCTTATAGTATAAAAAGGGCTCTCTTGAAAATACCGCTC TTTGTACCTAACTTAGATCCATTTGCACAAGGCTCCGGCCTATTGCAAGTCGAACGTGCATTTGATAATCTCGTCTCGTATTGTGATGCTCCTGAAAGAGATATACGTTTTGCCATCAATTGTGGCGTTAATAATAGTAAAGGCATTCATATGAGAACAGGT GTCATTGATCGTCCAAAGGATTATGCAATTACGGTCGAACCAGTATTCATAAATAGCGAAAATATAG ATCCAGCAcgcaaaattgattttaatctgAAGCTAACGCTCGTATGCGAT GCTTCTTGGGTCCAATTTCCGACACATCTAGACTTGATGCATATGCCTCGTGCTTTTTCTATTAGAATCGATGCTACTAATTTACCAGAAGGTGTTCATGCCACTag tatacGGGCATATGATGTAACTAATATTGCGAAAGGACCAGTATTTCAAATTCCGGTAACTGTTGTCCAACCAATGACAATACCGAAGACTGCACTTCTTCCAGACTTAGCTTACacgaatgttttatttaaacccAATACAATTCAACgtcattttattcttgttcCAGAAGATGCTACTTGGGCAG ttcTTAGATTAAAAAGCACAGAAAAGGACAAGACTGGTAGATTTGTCATGCACACTGTTCAATTGAAACCTCGTTTAGCTTGTAAAACTCTTGAAGTTAACAGAGTAATCAGCGTTACATCTCAATCGGAAACTGTTCAACCATTCGCTGTtcag ggTGGATTAATTTTAGAAGTAGTTATTGCAAAATACTGGGCAAATTTGGGCGATATGTTTATTGATTATTGTATAGAATTTCATGGAATTCATATGATAAATGGCAATTTTACAATGCTGTCTGGAGATGGAATAAATCGCCTTGAATTACGCAGCTCTC AGAACGAAGAAGTTGTACCTAATGTTTCTCTAAAAACATCTGTTCAAGTCTTAAA GCCTAATG TCAAAATTGCTCCTTTACGAGCTCGTGATATTATCCCGCCATCACgacaaatatatgaattacaACTAACTTATACATTCCACT GCAAATCAACTGAGGTCACACCAAATGCTGCGTTGCTTAGTGATTTGTTGTATGAAAGCGAATATGAAAGTCAAATGTGGATGATATACG AACATAAACAATTGATAAGTTGTGGAGATGCATATCCATCTAAAGTGA GATACAATTCACAACTAGAAAAAGGAGATTACACTTGGAAAATGCATGTACGCcacgag aaaaaagatttgctAGAAAGATTGACAGACATGCCATTACTTCTGAGTCAGAAGCTTAGTACACCAATTAATTTGGACATTTATGC ATCAATCACAAGCTATATTGGTGGAAAAAAAATGGTTGCTGCATCTATTCCACCTG ATATTCTTCCTTTATATATTGCTCCACTATCTAACGAGAGCAATGAGTATATG AAAAT ATCCAAATACGCTACCCCTGGTAGTTATCTTCAAGGTATATTGACTTTCTGTAAAGATGATATTGAAAGAAAGTGGATAGTTACGtctttaaataatcatatCTGAGCCCACCAGAAAAATGCCAGCCCTGCTCCTAAATctgagaaagagaaaactaCAAAATGGGATGAATATCAAGAAGCATTAAGagatttaaaatgcaattaccTTGCCAAATTTG CACCGTCTATAA AGCCTGGCGAACACACCAATACACTGTATGGAGAATTGAAAGGCGCCTTCTCAGATCATTTGCCCGTCCACACTGCCATGTTAACGTCTTTAGATTCTTCGGAGGCACGGC ATATACCACAAAATGATCTTTCAGAAAAACGCTATTGCATTtgccaataaataataacagtcGCCGACTCTGTGATCACAAATATTGATCAAGACAA TATTAGCATATATGGATTGAAAAATGATCAACGTCCTGATGcagctaa taaaataactatgGAGAAAGCAAAAGAACAATTGATCGAAGGATTAGTGAAAAAAGGCTGTGCATTGGCGCGATTGTACGTACATGGAACGAAGACTGGAGAGGGAGATGG TTTTGAACATTTGCTTGAA AGCGTTACACATCACTGGCAAGAAGTACAGAAATTCGCTGAACCTACTGATAGtaag gttattattttatcattatggCATGCACACATCAATAATCACTATGGACGTTACTTGAAATTATTGACACGTTATTATGAAGAAAAACCATTGAGAGAAATTGATGAAAAGTGCATTGAAATTGCGAAACTTCTAGGATGGG CATGGTCGCGTCTTCTCACCACAAGTATACCAACACGTTACCCAACTACATATAGATCATTTTGA
- the LOC118644104 gene encoding UDP-glucuronic acid decarboxylase 1-like, whose translation MVVTQRKMKQVAIFAVCVLLVLGFYKTLVTTEEEQSFNRGRHRVILSENKVGLDDKNEITEPSDGDIKDIEEAKVRIRELEGKLQHLEAAIKNGVAKDFPTVKFLNYKNRKRILVTGGAGFVGSHLVDRLMLAGHEVIVVDNFFTGRKRNVEHWVGHENFELVHHDIVRPLYLEVDEIYHLASPASPPHYMLNPVKTIKTNTLGTINMLGLAKRVGARVLIASTSEVYGDPNEHPQSETYWGHVNPIGPRACYDEGKRVAETLSYAYMRQEGVSVRVARIFNTFGPRMHMNDGRVVSNFILQALQNNSITIYGSGKQTRSFQYVSDLVDGLVALMASNYTLPVNIGNPVEHTIEKFASIIKNLVGATSEIVELAAVEDDPQRRRPDITRAKKYLNWEPKVPLAEGLKKTIVYFAKELQRTKHSQKNSFKQSSYKNDHDIVEQL comes from the exons ATGGTTGTCACGCAACGCAAGATGAAGCAGGTCGCGATCTTCGCGGTTTGTGTGCTGCTGG TTCTAGGCTTTTACAAAACTCTAGTAACTACAGAAGAGGAACAATCTTTTAACCGTGGTCGACATCGCGTCATACTCAGTGAGAATAAAGTTGGCTTGGACGACAAGAATGAAATCACCGAGCCATCCGATGGAGACATCAAGGACATCGAGGAGGCGAAGGTTCGAATCCGCGAGCTGGAGGGTAAGCTCCAGCATTTGGAGGCGGCGATTAAGAACGGGGTAGCAAAGGATTTCCCGACGGTGAAATTCTTGAACTATAAGAACCGGAAACGAATACTGGTAACGGGAGGCGCGGGTTTCGTCGGTTCCCACTTGGTCGACCGTCTGATGCTCGCCGGACACGAAGTAATAGTCGTCGACAATTTCTTCACCGGTAGAAAGCGAAATGTGGAGCATTGGGTCGGTCATGAGAACTTCGAGTTGGTGCACCACGATATCGTGAGGCCGTTGTACCTGGAGGTCGATGAGATCTATCATCTCGCTAGTCCAGCCAGTCCACCGCACTACATGTTAAATCCCGTGAAAACGATCAAGACGAATACTTTGGGCACAATAAATATGCTTG GACTTGCAAAACGAGTTGGTGCACGAGTATTAATTGCGAGCACGTCGGAAGTGTACGGAGATCCTAACGAGCATCCGCAGTCCGAAACTTATTGGGGTCACGTCAATCCCATCG GTCCGCGGGCATGCTATGACGAAGGAAAACGGGTTGCTGAGACATTAAGCTACGCTTACATGAGACAAGAAGGAGTCTCTGTCCGAGTTGCACGAATTTTCAACACTTTTGGCCCGCGAATGCATATGAATGACGGTCGCGTCGTCTCAAATTTTATCCTACAGgctttacaaaataattcgaTTACGATTTATGGCAGTGGAAAACAGACGCGATCATTTCAATACGTATCTGATTTAGTAGACGGATTGGTAGCATTAATGGCatcaaattacacattacCTGTGAATATTGGAAATCCTGTGGAGCATACAATCGAAA aatttgcaagtataataaaaaacttagtGGGTGCTACCAGTGAAATAGTTGAACTCGCGGCGGTTGAAGATGATCCGCAGAGAAGAAGACCAGACATCACtagagcaaaaaaatatttaaattgggAGCCCAAGGTTCCTTTGGCTGAAGGTCTGAAGAAAACCATAGTGTATTTCGCGAAGGAATTACAAAGGACTAAGCATTCtcaaaaaaacagttttaaacaGTCTTCTTACAAAAATGATCATGATATTGTAGAacaattatag